One region of Zingiber officinale cultivar Zhangliang chromosome 7B, Zo_v1.1, whole genome shotgun sequence genomic DNA includes:
- the LOC122006258 gene encoding uncharacterized protein LOC122006258 isoform X2 yields MNEVLALNGEIAKGLILALGNGRRQVAKTVCNAILDLSISQAGREQLCKALSVERLLSLFYQEVQVNRVLAVHQGMRKEAVECSKGRPMNESFVALILAAAVTLINSSTEDFLDRIPSELVKRCLPLLQEIWKKSRCPLLHGNGQRCWHIMKNGLPTTIFKLSMNQNLATWNYDKIRVTMFGDAGSEFVTFVSKYWEKSPVLLSEAIKNLEKENGVFRCLINSFNHQSTNDILDSVLMKLVSCQPLASDELDINCFLNENSSLGSPLIYGLDIRVVKAQQVSSESFKKKEVHFFDSSSGTLFSEGDYATKCKKAFQDGFTIALRGMEFRFAEIASITRGLADLFGQPSVGANLYITPPGSQGLTFHYDDHCVFVWQLFGQKYWFVSSSPTSILPRLYEPISSLPSIENEKEGGLQMFLNEGDILYIPRGCPHEAHTKNDAYKPQQELCSGLSLHLTLSMEVEPPFAWEGFAHVALHCWHEMQKEASDCIPSMEARRRKVFSVFLLHVAIKLIADDVSIFRKACLIAAKFVEHHADTLRLNQKANFLKIINIIDFSSNFMETFEKTVVQEANDNFLEWMRWLRHLPQRGDEDVKIDFDDPSRMRSELIELSIKGNEEMKDEFFQTKSRFCRSLVYEEACRMFQVMLEKYRRTRNQYMNGMLALHT; encoded by the exons ATCTTTGTTTTATCAGGAAGTTCAGGTTAATCGTGTATTGGCTGTTCATCAAGGTATGAGAAAAGAAGCTGTTGAATGTTCAAAAGGAAGGCCTATGAATGAAAGCTTTGTAGCATTAATCCTTGCTGCAGCTGTAACTCTCATAAATAGTTCTACTGAGGATTTCTTGGATAGGATTCCTAGTGAGCTAGTAAAAAGATGCTTGCCTTTATTGCAAGAAATTTGGAAGAAAAGTCGATGTCCATTGTTACATGGTAATGGACAAAGATGTTGGCACATAATGAAAAATGGTCTCCCTACAACTATTTTTAAACTTTCTATGAACCAAAACCTTGCAACCTGGAATTATGACAAGATTAGGGTAACCATGTTTGGTGATGCAGGCTCTGAGTTTGTTACTTTTGTATCTAAATATTGGGAGAAGTCACCAGTTCTACTAAGTGAGGCGATAAAGAatctggaaaaagaaaatggtgTTTTTAGATGTTTGATCAATTCTTTTAATCATCAATCAACTAATGATATCCTTGACTCAGTGTTGATGAAACTAGTTTCCTGCCAGCCTCTTGCTTCAGATGAACTAGACATAAATTGTTTCTTAAATGAGAACAGTTCCTTGGGTTCCCCACTCATATATGGATTAGATATTCGGGTTGTGAAAGCGCAACAAGTATCATCAGAATCCTTCAAAAAGAAAGAAGTACACTTTTTTGACAGTAGTTCAGGCACATTATTTAGTGAAGGTGATTATGCAACCAAATGTAAAAAAGCATTTCAAGATGGTTTTACAATTGCATTACGAGGAATGGAATTTCGGTTTGCTGAAATTGCTTCTATTACTAGAGGGTTAGCAGATTTATTTGGTCAACCATCAGTGGGGGCAAATTTGTACATCACACCACCAGGATCTCAGGGTTTAACTTTCCACTATGATGATCATTGTGTATTTGTGTGGCAACTCTTTGGTCAAAAGTACTGGTTTGTTTCATCTTCTCCAACATCTATTTTACCCAGGTTATATGAACCTATTAGCAGTTTGCCTAGCATAGAGAATGAAAAAGAGGGAGGCTTACAGATGTTTCTCAACGAGGGTGATATTTTATACATCCCTAGAGGTTGTCCTCATGAGGCTCATACAAAAAATGATGCCTATAAACCTCAGCAAGAATTGTGTTCTGGCCTTTCCTTGCATCTTACACTTTCTATGGAGGTTGAGCCACCTTTTGC GTGGGAAGGTTTTGCTCATGTTGCTCTCCATTGCTGGCATGAGATGCAGAAAGAAGCATCAGACTGCATCCCAAGCATGGAAGCCAGGAGAAGAAAAGTCTTTTCTGTATTTCTTTTGCATGTTGCTATCAAGCTTATAGCTGATGATGTTTCTATCTTCAGGAAAGCTTGCTTGATTGCTGCCAAATTTGTAGAGCATCATGCTGATACCCTTAGGTTAAATCAGAAAGCTAactttttaaagataattaataTAATCGACTTTAGCTCCAATTTCATGGAAACATTTGAGAAAACAGTTGTTCAAGAAGCAAATGACAATTTCTTGGAATGGATGAGGTGGCTCCGTCATTTGCCTCAGAGAGGAGATGAGGATGTAAAAATAGACTTTGATGATCCTTCAAGAATGCGGAGTGAACTCATTGAACTATCTATCAAAGGGAATGAAGAAATGAAGGATGAATTCTTTCAGACTAAATCAAGATTTTGCAGATCTCTTGTTTACGAAGAAGCATGTAGAATGTTTCAGGTAATGCTGGAGAAGTATAGAAGAACAAGGAATCAATATATGAATGGGATGTTGGCCCTTCATACTtag